From a single Verrucomicrobiota bacterium JB022 genomic region:
- a CDS encoding sigma-54 dependent transcriptional regulator, with product MTAASSPTLFFAEDDTQARLLIDFQLRSGNIAARSFETGDELFAAMTPEVEVVLTDLHMPGMSGLELLRQIKQHFPQTEVILLTSVNEARVAVSALKEGAMEYLTKPFDPAQLLHTVRQAQQLFRLKKENKELKESVGGYTGSPDLVAVSTEMKGILAKVPKIARSDHTVLLTGESGTGKGVMARYIHSQSNRAAAPIITVSCPAIPRDLIESELFGHEKGAFSGAVSKRIGKAELANGGTLFLDELGELPLDLQAKLLNFLQDRFFYRVGGSQPVNVDLRIIAATNRDLREQVRAGNFREDLYYRVNVLPIEVPALRQRKEDLPGLAERFLNRCYGRKEPFASYFTAEAADAVLRYDWPGNVRELENMMERLATFHDSVAPIALQELPAEIRQSEGPARPAAPKQNMSIPFVGRTLRELEVLAIAHTIEMCDGNKAQAARMLGISEKSIYNKLKRAGIGNQ from the coding sequence ATGACTGCCGCGTCTTCCCCCACCCTTTTTTTTGCCGAAGACGACACGCAGGCCCGCTTGTTGATCGACTTCCAGCTGCGCAGCGGAAATATCGCCGCCCGCAGTTTTGAGACGGGTGACGAGCTCTTTGCGGCCATGACGCCGGAAGTCGAGGTGGTGTTGACCGATCTGCACATGCCGGGCATGAGCGGCCTCGAACTGCTCCGCCAGATCAAACAGCACTTCCCGCAGACGGAGGTGATCCTGCTGACTTCCGTCAACGAAGCGCGCGTCGCCGTCAGTGCCCTGAAGGAGGGTGCGATGGAGTACCTGACCAAGCCTTTCGACCCGGCCCAGCTGCTGCACACGGTACGGCAGGCCCAACAGCTCTTCCGGCTCAAGAAAGAGAACAAGGAGCTGAAGGAGAGCGTGGGCGGCTATACGGGCAGCCCCGACCTGGTGGCGGTGAGCACGGAAATGAAGGGCATCCTCGCCAAGGTGCCGAAGATCGCCCGCAGCGACCATACGGTGCTCCTGACCGGCGAGAGCGGCACCGGCAAGGGCGTGATGGCACGCTATATCCACAGCCAGAGCAATCGCGCTGCGGCCCCCATCATTACCGTCAGCTGCCCCGCCATCCCGCGCGATTTGATCGAATCGGAGCTGTTCGGGCACGAAAAGGGCGCGTTCTCGGGGGCAGTGAGCAAGCGTATCGGCAAGGCCGAGCTGGCCAACGGCGGCACTTTGTTCCTCGATGAGCTGGGCGAATTGCCGCTCGACTTGCAGGCCAAGCTGCTGAATTTCCTTCAGGACCGCTTCTTTTACCGCGTGGGCGGCAGCCAGCCCGTCAATGTCGACCTGCGGATCATCGCCGCCACCAACCGCGACCTCCGGGAGCAGGTGCGAGCGGGCAACTTCCGCGAAGACCTGTATTACCGCGTCAACGTGCTGCCGATCGAGGTTCCTGCCCTGCGCCAGCGCAAGGAAGACCTGCCCGGCTTGGCCGAGCGCTTCCTCAACCGTTGCTACGGGCGCAAGGAGCCCTTCGCCTCCTACTTTACGGCGGAGGCCGCCGATGCCGTCTTGCGCTACGACTGGCCCGGCAATGTGCGCGAGCTGGAAAACATGATGGAGCGACTGGCCACTTTTCACGACAGCGTGGCGCCGATTGCCCTGCAGGAGCTGCCGGCCGAGATTCGCCAGTCCGAAGGACCCGCACGACCCGCCGCGCCCAAGCAAAACATGTCGATCCCCTTTGTCGGTCGGACGCTGCGCGAGCTGGAGGTGCTGGCCATCGCCCACACGATCGAGATGTGCGACGGTAACAAGGCGCAGGCCGCGCGTATGCTCGGCATCAGCGAAAAGAGTATCTACAACAAGCTCAAGCGCGCTGGTATCGGCAACCAGTAA